One region of Spirochaetota bacterium genomic DNA includes:
- a CDS encoding DNA-processing protein DprA: MNDTKLWMALSRIEGIGIASLKKIHSLLASLQLSLYDIFELEPKAIAHETGLSLELSQYIAKIPRAIDKTEKEYEDLIEKNIEPVLFFDSRYPEKILKNIDYPPPILYFFGNSDIIKTITIALLSDHNASERGYHIAYHAASIAARHSITVVSGFAKGPQIMAHRGAVEAGGNTIVVIPMGMDNLIIPDILKDSINLSQWLFISPFVPQEEYALHNSYKRNSMIAAMVNALIIIETANNAGCFEAAKSAKKYKTPLFVVEYAKYPDSAIGNPVLIKDYQATPLRGRIQNDVLVPNMDACIAKARYGDSN; this comes from the coding sequence ATGAACGACACAAAATTATGGATGGCATTATCGCGTATTGAAGGCATAGGCATTGCCTCATTAAAAAAAATTCATTCATTGCTTGCAAGCCTTCAGCTGTCGCTGTATGACATTTTTGAGCTTGAGCCAAAAGCGATAGCTCATGAAACCGGTCTTTCATTAGAGTTGAGCCAGTACATTGCAAAAATCCCAAGAGCTATCGACAAAACAGAAAAAGAATACGAAGACCTGATTGAAAAAAACATTGAACCCGTTCTTTTTTTTGATAGCCGCTATCCAGAAAAAATTCTAAAGAATATAGATTACCCTCCACCCATATTGTATTTTTTTGGAAATAGTGATATTATCAAAACAATCACAATTGCACTACTATCCGACCACAATGCAAGCGAGCGTGGTTACCACATTGCCTATCACGCAGCATCAATAGCAGCACGGCATTCTATTACTGTAGTAAGTGGCTTTGCCAAGGGTCCTCAAATCATGGCGCATCGTGGGGCGGTAGAAGCTGGTGGTAACACAATTGTGGTTATACCTATGGGCATGGATAATTTGATTATCCCGGATATTCTCAAAGACAGTATTAATCTGTCACAATGGCTTTTTATTTCTCCTTTTGTCCCACAGGAAGAATATGCCCTGCACAATTCATATAAGCGTAACAGTATGATTGCTGCCATGGTTAATGCGCTTATCATCATTGAAACGGCAAACAATGCAGGATGTTTTGAAGCAGCAAAAAGTGCAAAAAAATATAAAACTCCGCTATTTGTGGTTGAATATGCAAAATACCCGGATAGTGCTATAGGTAACCCGGTTCTTATTAAAGATTACCAAGCAACCCCTTTACGTGGCCGCATACAGAATGATGTCCTGGTTCCTAATATGGATGCATGTATTGCAAAGGCCAGGTATGGCGATAGTAACTAA
- a CDS encoding DUF4384 domain-containing protein → MQIRILFINFIVLLSLTVNGYAQEYITTGIMPFTAANRNQSEVVVSQLTKSLQQYPFIKLVERSQMQSIVNEIQLSMTGLVNEQSALQQGKILGIKVMIFGAIDKNTISARAVHTETGRVIASSSHTFQAVEQVGTELALGIESFLARENLKKMRNDSPDIQVDFWVETKDGKKVDPNQGLKIGNSVKFKFKANKSGYVTIVDIQPNGEVVILFPNQFKQDNKIMANTVYSIPSDDDGFELTVTEPAGEDTITLFFTEKKVDWLDMKKLQGEGFKTVNTEERFAVTRGFAVTATQLNNKQWESVILNINVKK, encoded by the coding sequence ATGCAAATACGAATTCTTTTTATCAACTTTATTGTACTATTGTCTTTAACAGTTAATGGGTATGCTCAGGAATATATTACTACCGGTATTATGCCATTTACTGCTGCTAACAGGAATCAGTCTGAAGTGGTTGTTTCTCAATTAACAAAGTCTCTACAGCAGTACCCGTTTATAAAATTAGTTGAGCGTTCACAGATGCAAAGTATTGTCAATGAAATCCAGCTTTCTATGACAGGACTTGTGAATGAACAAAGCGCTTTGCAGCAAGGGAAGATTTTAGGAATAAAGGTTATGATTTTTGGAGCTATCGACAAAAATACGATAAGTGCACGGGCAGTGCATACTGAAACAGGGCGGGTGATTGCTTCATCAAGCCATACGTTTCAAGCTGTAGAACAGGTTGGCACCGAATTGGCTTTGGGTATTGAAAGCTTTCTGGCACGTGAAAATTTAAAGAAAATGCGTAACGATAGCCCCGATATTCAAGTTGATTTTTGGGTTGAAACAAAAGACGGTAAAAAAGTAGATCCCAATCAGGGCTTAAAAATTGGCAATTCAGTTAAGTTTAAATTCAAAGCTAATAAATCAGGCTATGTGACAATTGTAGATATACAGCCCAATGGCGAAGTAGTGATTCTTTTTCCAAACCAGTTTAAGCAGGACAATAAGATTATGGCAAACACTGTGTATTCAATTCCTTCTGATGATGACGGATTTGAGTTAACGGTAACTGAGCCAGCAGGTGAGGATACAATAACATTGTTCTTTACTGAAAAAAAGGTTGATTGGCTGGATATGAAGAAGTTGCAGGGTGAAGGTTTTAAAACTGTCAATACCGAAGAGAGGTTTGCTGTCACACGTGGTTTTGCTGTCACTGCTACGCAACTCAACAACAAACAGTGGGAGAGTGTTATATTGAATATAAATGTTAAAAAATAA